One Spinacia oleracea cultivar Varoflay chromosome 4, BTI_SOV_V1, whole genome shotgun sequence DNA segment encodes these proteins:
- the LOC110799108 gene encoding uncharacterized protein isoform X2, with translation MFSEDVPEAVLDVAAHLLLTILNNFPPSVHRHHDNAEDVIVSKIMSANCNANVLKKLSNCLASLPKSKGDEGSWSLMMQKILLTLSDLLNSTLEGLEEETRRVEAVTLLVLPGKDRPLSLGGKVMAGKALNSGERSQKMLISSISSLVQCCCIMLTNYYPVQVTVPVCPLLAIIRRVLMVNGSLPDTLKPFTTAMQQEFVCLQLPVLHLNMLEILAAVIKGLRSQLLPHAAGIMWLLMKFLKTCCIPELRTKAYSIIKDLLISMGAGMTLYISEEVIDNISVDLKFADSNYGGSPLDEPSIVKPSQQSRQKKRKHGASTGPSDEEQASLCSESKDSQSSIALKIAAIETLEALLVMGGALSCDSWRRRMDDLMIEVATNACKGGWTHFEKHFHCMDTRVNWEDFQLVALRALLASILSPAGYRPPYLSKGLSLFLKGKQNSGTKVAEFCSQALVSLEVLIHPRALPLIDTQLPNSNSYSFGRTDYGDPKNKPPQKDGNLSTGHDSLCVVYDYLKDKYKEESPDTEVPAFETLKVVSGDQNYEEPNVVNGLLDIAMPMETDEVSKPANLVSKIESSVMVDVQHHEECNKASVSCDETVVLLISSSPSVKKGIENNVSDAKGISSTTGVDNVANAHLDYNTFKMAMIDEEDELSDSFPDIVDADPDSDSE, from the exons GATGTAGCAGCTCATTTGTTGCTGACCATCTTAAATAATTTCCCTCCTTCAGTTCATCGCCATCATGATAAC GCTGAAGATGTTATTGTGTCAAAAATCATGTCTGCTAACTGCAATGCCAACGTGTTGAAG AAACTATCGAATTGCTTAGCTTCGCTTCCTAAATCGAAGGGAGATGAGGGTAGCTGGTCTTTGATGATGCAAAAGATTTTACTAACTCTGAGTGATCTTCTGAATAGCACTTTAGAAGGCCTTGAAGAAG AAACAAGACGTGTAGAGGCTGTTACATTATTGGTTCTGCCAGGAAAAGACCGTCCATTGTCCTTGGGGGGAAAAGTGATGGCAGGAAAGGCATTAAACAGTGGAGAGAGGTCCCAGAAAATGCTAATATCATCCATTTCTTCACTTGTGCAGTGTTGCTGCATCATGCTCACGAACTATTATCCTGTTCAG GTAACAGTCCCAGTTTGCCCATTATTGGCCATAATCAGAAGGGTGTTGATGGTCAATGGGTCTTTGCCAGACACCTTAAAGCCATTTACGACTGCAATGCAACAAGAGTTTGTATGCTTGCAACTTCCTGTTCTGCACCTAAATATGTTGGAGATTCTTGCAGCAGTTATTAAGGGTTTACGCAG TCAGCTTTTACCTCATGCAGCAGGCATTATGTGGCTGTTAATGAAATTTCTTAAAACATGCTGCATACCGGAGCTAAGAACTAAGGCTTACTCAATCATTAAAGATTTATTGATCTCCATGGGTGCTG GAATGACATTGTACATCTCTGAGGAAGTCATCGACAATATATCTGTTGATTTGAAGTTTGCTGATTCTAACTATGGTGGTTCCCCTTTGGATGAGCCGTCAATTGTTAAACCATCTCAACAGTCTCGacagaagaagagaaagcaCGGAGCTTCAACTGGACCTTCAGATGAAGAGCAGGCTTCATTATGCTCGGAATCTAAAGACAGCCAGTCATCAATTGCTTTGAAAATAGCTGCAATAGAAACCCTGGAGGCTCTTCTAGTGATG GGTGGTGCTTTGAGTTGTGATAGCTGGCGTAGGAGAATGGATGATCTTATGATAGAAGTTGCGACAAATGCTTGTAAAGGGGGATGGACCCATTTTGAAAAGCATTTCCATTGTATGGACACAAGGGTAAATTGGGAGGATTTCCAGCTCGTGGCATTGCGTGCTCTTTTGGCTTCTATTCTTTCCCCTGCTGGTTATCGACCACCATATCTATCCAAGGGCCTTTCGCTTTTCCTTAAAG GTAAGCAAAATTCTGGAACCAAGGTTGCAGAATTTTGTTCTCAAGCTCTTGTCTCTTTGGAAGTGCTTATACATCCTAGAGCACTTCCTCTGATAGATACCCAACTGCCAAATAGCAATAGCTACTCTTTTGGAAGGACAGATTATGGTGATCCTAAAAACAAGCCACCTCAAAAGGATGGCAATTTGAGCACTGGCCACGACAGTTTGTGTGTTGTTTATGACTATCTAAAAGATAAATACAAGGAAGAAAGTCCTGATACAGAAGTTCCTGCGTTTGAAACTCTCAAAGTTGTTTCTGGGGATCAAAATTACGAAGAGCCTAATGTTGTCAATGGTTTACTTGACATTGCGATGCCAATGGAAACAGACGAAGTCTCAAAACCAGCTAACCTTGTCAGTAAAATAGAATCAAGTGTAATGGTGGATGTGCAACATCATGAAGAGTGTAATAAAGCATCTGTTTCCTGCGATGAGACTGTTGTTTTACTAATAAGCAGTTCACCGTCTGTTAAGAAGGGGATTGAGAACAATGTATCAGATGCTAAGGGCATTTCTTCGACAACAGGAGTAGATAATGTAGCTAATGCTCATTTGGATTACAACACATTTAAGATGGCAATGATAGACGAGGAAGATGAGTTATCCGATTCATTTCCTGATATCGTAGATGCAGATCCAGATTCAGATTCTGAGTAG
- the LOC130471662 gene encoding uncharacterized mitochondrial protein AtMg00810 gives MTYILLYIDDIILATSSDTLRKSFISLLFSECKMKDLGPLSYFLGIAVTRHSGMASCKPSSTTVDTKAKPSASTGSPADDPSLYRSLAGALKYLTFTRPDISYAVQQVSFHA, from the exons ATGACATATATTCTGCTCTATATCGACGACATCATCTTAGCCACATCTTCCGACACTCTTCGGAAATCCTTCATATCTTTGCTCTTTTCTGAGTGCAAAATGAAGGACTTGGGTCCTTTAAGCTATTTCTTGGGCATAGCTGTCACTCGTCACTCAG GCATGGCTTCCTGCAAGCCTTCTTCCACTACAGTTGACACTAAGGCCAAACCCAGCGCCTCCACTGGTTCTCCTGCTGATGATCCCTCTCTTTATCGCAGTCTTGCTGGTGCCTTAAAGTATCTCACATTCACGAGACCAGACATCTCATATGCGGTTCAGCAAGTGTCTTTTCATGCATGA